A genome region from Platichthys flesus chromosome 12, fPlaFle2.1, whole genome shotgun sequence includes the following:
- the sgms1a gene encoding phosphatidylcholine:ceramide cholinephosphotransferase 1: MKKVATWSEEDVSDWLSKEGMPEYIDALRQTDGPSLLKLTEADFQNPPLLLVSSDGGQQMMERLETLRIENHMEAHKNGHANGHVIGLPNGTSKPQRNGTLGRKDFMEMVKISIPTKDASRTSFPVEWRKTGFAFSYAVLCFVTTTIVISVVHERVPSKEHTPPLPDKFFDLFDRVEWAFSICEINGMLLVGVWLIQWILLKHRSIVGRRFFFIVGTLYMYRCITMYITTLPVPGMHFKCSPKLLGNWELQMRRVMKLIAGGGLSITGSHTMCGDYLYSGHTVMLTLTYLFIKEYSPKRFWIYHWICWTFSAVGIFCILLAHDHYTVDVVVAYFITTRLFWWYHTMANQQSLKETSQSNPFSRVWWYRLFQYFEENVNGTVPRNYQLPFSWRGFQWSRSVKYSRLDNQ; this comes from the exons ATGAAGAAGGTGGCGACGTGGTCAGAAGAGGATGTTTCTGACTGGCTGAGCAAAGAGGGGATGCCAGAGTACATAGACGCCCTCCGTCAGACGGATGGCCCTTCTCTGCTCAAGCTCACCGAGGCAGATTTCCAGAACCCACCCCTCTTGCTGGTTTCGTCCGACGGAGGGCAGCAAATGATGGAGCGACTGGAGACGCTGCGGATAGAGAACCATATGGAGGCTCACAAAAACGGTCATGCGAACGGGCATGTCATCGGACTTCCTAATGGGACCAGCAAACCCCAGAGGAATGGCACACTGGGGAGGAAGGACTTCATGGAGATGGTTAAAATCTCTATCCCCACAAAAGACGCTTCACGCACATCGTTCCCTGTCGAGTGGAGAAAGACGGGCTTTGCTTTTTCCTATGCGGTGCTGTGCTTTGTTACCACCACCATCGTCATTTCAGTGGTCCATGAGAGGGTACCGTCAAAAGAGCACACCCCACCGCTACCTGATAAGTTCTTTGACCTGTTTGACAGAGTGGAGTGGGCCTTCTCCATCTGTGAGATTAACGGCATGTTGCTGGTGGGAGTGTGGCTGATCCAGTGGATTCTACTAAAGCACAG GTCAATTGTAGGCAGGCGGTTCTTTTTCATTGTGGGCACACTTTACATGTACCGGTGTATTACAATGTACATCACCACTCTGCCTGTTCCAGGGATGCACTTCAAATGCTCTCCAAAG CTTCTTGGGAACTGGGAGTTACAGATGAGGAGAGTAATGAAGCTGATCGCTGGTGGGGGCCTTTCCATCACTGGTTCTCACACCATGTGTGGAGATTATCTGTACAGTGGTCACACCGTCATGCTAACGCTAACATACCTCTTCATCAAGGAGT ATTCTCCCAAGCGGTTTTGGATTTACCACTGGATTTGCTGGACCTTTAGCGCCGTGGGGATTTTCTGCATCCTCCTGGCCCATGACCACTACACTGTGGATGTGGTGGTGGCATATTTTATCACAACACGCCTCTTCTGGTGGTACCACACTATGGCCAACCAGCAG TCGCTGAAGGAGACGTCGCAGAGCAACCCCTTCTCGCGGGTGTGGTGGTACAGACTGTTCCAGTACTTTGAGGAAAACGTCAATGGGACAGTTCCTCGTAACTATCAGCTGCCATTTTCATGGCGAGGGTTTCAGTGGAGCCGCAGCGTCAAGTACAGCAGACTGGACAACCAGTGA